The following proteins are encoded in a genomic region of Deltaproteobacteria bacterium:
- a CDS encoding tetratricopeptide repeat protein, producing the protein MTRARSRAKTQPVAPPRGATRAARGPRVPWAWIAAVAGVALGVYANTIGGILLYDDVNAIRDNAFVRDADVAGILTRPSWWADGRGGLWRPLTTLTFAADHGLWGLVPVGYHVVNVVAHALVSALVLVVFARVTMAPRTAFAAALLFAAHPIHTEAVANVVGRAELLAAAGFFLAWRAWLAADAAAAGRAAPWLIVTAGAYFLAMCAKENAIALPAVLLLADLVDRRGAPVVRPESVAELLRRRAPRYTALLAIAAAFVVVRSAVIGRVTPTTDLLDNPLSALTTVPRLLTAVAVLGLYAFRMVFPLWLSADYSYDQIATVTSPLDPRFLAAVAVLGGAAALAWWARRRAPAVTLGLGILALTFVVVSNLCFTIGTIMGERLAYLPSAGFCLAVAAGLVRLGGQADGAERVTARWSPAFVGALGVIVALYAARAIERNGVWLDPVRFYATMAGDAPRSARSHRELGTALAAVGRFAEAGAAFDRSLAIKPDDATTLYNLGNALGAEGRFDDAADAYRRAIAQNPSFIRAYENLGNAESMRGDQAAAIAALSRALELAPDSSLTLMNLANTHFRAGAPAEARTAYERALALAPASTEILTNYGTFLYAQGDYAGAARAFERIAPPAPPRALVALAGSYRLLGRAAESRAAQASAERLYPRDPSVRQYADFVQREAARGASP; encoded by the coding sequence GTGACCCGAGCTCGCTCGCGCGCGAAGACGCAGCCCGTCGCGCCGCCGCGCGGCGCGACGCGGGCGGCGCGCGGCCCGCGCGTGCCGTGGGCGTGGATCGCCGCGGTCGCCGGTGTCGCGCTCGGGGTCTACGCGAACACCATCGGCGGGATCCTCCTCTACGACGACGTCAACGCCATTCGCGACAACGCGTTCGTGCGCGACGCCGACGTCGCCGGCATCCTGACCCGGCCCTCGTGGTGGGCGGACGGGCGCGGCGGGCTCTGGCGGCCGCTCACGACGCTCACGTTCGCGGCGGACCACGGGCTCTGGGGGCTCGTCCCGGTCGGCTACCACGTCGTGAACGTCGTCGCGCACGCGCTCGTAAGCGCCCTCGTGCTCGTCGTGTTCGCGCGCGTGACGATGGCGCCGCGAACCGCGTTCGCGGCGGCGCTTCTCTTCGCCGCCCATCCGATCCACACCGAGGCGGTCGCGAACGTCGTCGGCCGCGCCGAGCTGCTCGCGGCCGCGGGGTTCTTCCTCGCCTGGCGCGCCTGGCTCGCGGCGGACGCCGCGGCGGCCGGCCGCGCCGCGCCGTGGCTGATCGTGACGGCCGGCGCCTACTTCCTCGCGATGTGCGCGAAGGAAAACGCGATCGCGCTGCCGGCGGTGCTGCTGCTCGCCGACCTCGTCGACCGGCGCGGCGCGCCAGTCGTGCGCCCGGAGAGCGTGGCAGAACTGCTCCGCCGTCGCGCGCCGCGCTACACGGCGCTGCTCGCGATCGCCGCCGCGTTCGTCGTCGTCCGGAGCGCCGTCATCGGCCGCGTGACCCCGACGACCGATCTCCTCGACAACCCGCTCTCCGCCCTGACGACGGTCCCCCGACTGCTCACGGCGGTCGCCGTGCTCGGGCTCTACGCGTTCCGTATGGTGTTCCCGCTCTGGCTCTCCGCCGACTACTCCTACGACCAGATCGCGACGGTGACGTCACCGCTCGACCCGCGCTTCCTCGCGGCGGTCGCGGTGCTCGGCGGCGCCGCGGCCCTCGCGTGGTGGGCGCGCCGGCGCGCGCCGGCCGTCACCCTCGGCCTCGGGATCCTCGCCCTGACGTTCGTCGTCGTCTCGAACCTCTGCTTCACGATCGGAACGATCATGGGGGAACGGCTCGCCTATCTGCCCTCGGCCGGCTTCTGCCTCGCGGTCGCCGCCGGTCTCGTCCGGCTCGGCGGGCAGGCGGACGGGGCGGAGCGCGTCACGGCGCGCTGGTCGCCGGCCTTCGTCGGCGCGCTCGGCGTGATCGTCGCGCTCTACGCCGCGCGCGCGATCGAGCGGAACGGCGTCTGGCTCGACCCCGTGCGCTTCTACGCGACGATGGCCGGCGACGCGCCGCGATCGGCGCGCAGCCACCGCGAGCTCGGGACCGCGCTCGCCGCGGTCGGGCGGTTCGCGGAGGCGGGCGCGGCCTTCGACCGCTCGCTCGCGATCAAGCCCGACGACGCGACCACGCTCTACAACCTCGGGAACGCGCTCGGCGCCGAGGGCCGGTTCGACGACGCCGCCGACGCGTACCGGCGGGCGATCGCGCAGAACCCGAGCTTCATCCGCGCCTACGAGAACCTCGGCAACGCCGAGAGCATGCGCGGCGACCAGGCGGCGGCGATCGCGGCCCTGAGCCGCGCGCTCGAGCTCGCGCCGGACTCGTCGCTCACGCTCATGAACCTCGCCAACACGCACTTTCGCGCCGGCGCGCCGGCCGAGGCGCGGACCGCGTACGAGCGCGCGCTCGCCCTCGCGCCGGCGTCGACCGAGATCCTCACCAACTACGGCACGTTCCTCTACGCGCAGGGTGACTATGCCGGCGCGGCGCGCGCCTTCGAGCGCATCGCGCCGCCGGCGCCGCCGCGCGCGCTCGTCGCGCTCGCCGGAAGCTATCGGCTGCTCGGGCGCGCCGCGGAGTCGCGCGCGGCGCAGGCGAGCGCCGAGCGCCTGTACCCGCGCGACCCGTCCGTGCGGCAATACGCCGACTTCGTGCAGCGCGAGGCGGCGAGGGGCGCATCGCCGTGA